From a single Brassica rapa cultivar Chiifu-401-42 chromosome A01, CAAS_Brap_v3.01, whole genome shotgun sequence genomic region:
- the LOC103849496 gene encoding protein transport protein Sec24-like At3g07100 — protein MGTENQGYPNFPARPPPPSSSSPFASAPPPGGAQTVGFRPPSSQPTRPFTPSGPPMAPPPVGVMRPGQSPFVSQIPGSRPPPPAYGGPPGGGGGGGGGSFQRFPAPPPPFPGSQNPPLSGPPATQTLAGHLSPPMSLRPQQPMGPGGYASPPGPGFQQPVPPVNPSYSGVAGPQPSFPGYPSNQAPPVSFQSSSQGPRPTYPPQTGGFGQHPGQQNLHPSYAPPTSNVQGLAEDFNSLSLSNIPGSLEPGLDPSSFPRPLDGDVEPNSFAEMYPMNCHSRYLRLTTSAIPSSQSLASRWHLPLGAVVCPLAEAPEGEEVPLVDFGSSGIIRCRRCRTYMNPYVTFTDSGRKWRCNICSMLNDVPGEYFSHLDATGRRMDMDQRPELTQGSVDFIAPTEYMVRPPMPPTYFFLIDVSFSATKSGMLEVAAQTIKSCLDNLPGYPRTQIGFITYDSTLHFYNLKSSLSQPQMMVVSDLDDIFIPLPDDLLVNLSESRNVVEAFLDGLPLMFQDNVNVESAFGPAVKAAFMVMNQLGGKLLIFQNSLPSLGAGRLKLRGDDPRVYGTDKEYALRVAEDAFYKQMAADCTKFQIAINVYAFSDKYTDIASLGTLAKYTGGQVYYYPGFQSSIHGDKLRHELARDLTRETAWESVLRIRCGKGIRCSSYHGNFMLRSADLLALPAVDCDKAYAVQLALEETLLTTPTVYFQVALLYTASCGERRIRVHTAIAPVVTDLGEMYRQADTGSIVSVYARLAIEKTLSAKLDDARNAIQQKIVKALREYRNLHSVQHRLGSRLIYPESLKFLPLYGLAICKSTPLHGGPADASLDERSAAGFTMMALPVKKLLKLLYPSLFRVDEWLLKPSADHDDLKDVLRRMPLAAESLDSRGLYIYDDGFRLVLWFGRMLSPDIAKCLLGADFAAELSRVTLQEQENGMSKKLMRLIKKVRENDPSYHPMCLLVRQGEQPREGFLLLRNLIDDQMGGSTGYVDWMLQLHRQVQQNA, from the exons ATGGGTACTGAGAATCAGGGTTATCCGAATTTTCCAGCTAGGCCTCCTCCTCCGTCCTCCTCCTCTCCGTTTGCATCTGCTCCGCCGCCAGGTGGAGCACAGACTGTTGGCTTTAGACCACCTTCTTCCCAACCTACAAGGCCTTTTACCCCCTCTGGTCCTCCTATGGCTCCTCCACCTGTGGGTGTGATGAGGCCTGGGCAGTCTCCTTTTGTTTCTCAGATTCCAGGGAGTAGACCTCCTCCGCCAGCTTACGGAGGCCCtcctggtggtggtggtggtggtggtggtggctctTTTCAACGTTTTccagctcctcctcctccgttcCCGGGTAGTCAAAACCCTCCTCTTAGTGGTCCACCAGCTACTCAAACTCTTGCAGGTCACTTATCGCCTCCCATGTCTCTCCGCCCACAGCAACCAATGGGACCTGGAGGGTATGCTTCTCCTCCTGGTCCTGGTTTTCAACAACCGGTGCCTCCGGTTAACCCGTCTTACTCTGGTGTTGCTGGTCCGCAGCCATCTTTTCCTGGTTATCCCAGCAACCAGGCTCCTCCAGTGTCATTCCAGTCTTCATCTCAGGGACCTCGGCCTACATATCCTCCTCAGACAGGAGGTTTTGGTCAGCACCCAGGACAGCAGAACCTGCATCCGAGCTATGCACCTCCTACCAGCAACGTCCAAGGCTTGGCTGAAGATTTCAATTCGCTATCCCTTTCGAATATTCCGGGATCGCTTGAGCCAGGACTTGATCCTTCCTCATTCCCAAGACCATTGGATGGTGACGTGGAGCCAAATTCATTTGCTGAAATGTACCCTATGAATTGTCATTCGAGATATCTACGGCTGACAACTAGTGCTATACCAAGTTCCCAGTCTCTGGCGTCGAGGTGGCATTTACCTCTAGGAGCTGTGGTTTGTCCACTTGCTGAGGCTCCTGAAGGG GAGGAAGTACCACTTGTTGATTTTGGCTCAAGTGGCATCATCCGTTGCAGAAGATGCCGTACCTATATGAATCCTTATGTGACTTTTACTGATTCTGGAAGAAAGTGGCGGTGCAACATTTGTTCTATGCTTAATGATG TGCCTGGTGAATACTTTTCACATTTGGATGCTACTGGCCGAAGAATGGACATGGATCAACGGCCTGAGCTGACCCAAGGCAGTGTTGATTTCATAGCTCCAACTGAGTACATGGTTCGGCCTCCGATGCCACCAACCTACTTCTTCCTCATTGATGTTTCATTTTCGGCTACTAAAAGTGGGATGCTTGAG GTTGCTGCTCAAACGATTAAGTCTTGTCTTGATAACTTGCCTGGTTATCCCAGAACTCAAATTGGATTTATTACTTATGACAGCACTTTGCATTTTTACAACCTGAAG TCATCTCTGAGCCAACCACAAATGATGGTGGTTTCTGATCTGGATGATATATTTATCCCATTGCCGGATGATCTCCTTGTCAATCTATCTGAATCTAGAAATGTGGTGGAAGCCTTTTTAGACGGTCTGCCTCTTATGTTTCAAGATAATGTCAATGTGGAATCGGCTTTTGGTCCAGCCGTCAAAGCAGCGTTTATGGTTATG AACCAACTTGGTGGCAAGTTGCTAATTTTCCAGAACTCGTTACCTTCTCTTGGTGCTGGGCGGTTAAAGCTGCGCGGAGATGATCCTCGTGTCTATGGAACTGACAAAGAATATGCTTTAAGGGTAGCTGAAGACGCCTTCTATAAGCAAATGGCTGCCGATTGTACCAAGTTCCAGATTGCAATTAATGTTTATGCATTCAGTGATAAGTACACTGACATTGCCTCCTTAG GGACGCTGGCAAAATACACTGGTGGACAGGTGTACTACTATCCAGGCTTCCAATCATCTATCCATGGAGATAAGTTAAGACACGAGCTGGCTAGAGACCTTACAAGGGAAACTGCCTGGGAATCCGTTTTGCGAATAAGATGTGGAAAAG GAATTCGTTGCTCGTCCTACCATGGGAACTTCATGCTAAGGTCTGCCGACCTGCTTGCTCTTCCTGCTGTTGACTGTGACAAAGCATATGCAGTGCAGCTAGCTCTGGAAGAGACATTGCTAACAACCCCGACTGTGTATTTCCAAGTCGCTTTACT ATATACTGCTTCTTGCGGAGAGAGGCGTATAAGGGTACACACAGCTATTGCACCAGTGGTTACAGATCTCGGAGAGATGTATAGACAAGCAGACACTGGCTCCATTGTCTCTGTATATGCTAGATTAG CAATTGAGAAAACTTTGTCCGCCAAATTGGATGATGCACGGAATGCTATACAGCAAAAGATTGTTAAAGCTCTCAGAGAATATCGTAATCTTCACTCGGTGCAGCATCGGCTGGGGTCTAGATTAATATACCCAGAGTCTCTGAAGTTCTTGCCATTGTACGGATTGGCCATTTGTAAGTCCACACCTCTTCATGGTGGACCAGCTGATGCTTCACTTGACGAACGAAGTGCGGCAGGCTTCACCATGATGGCCCTGCCTGTCAAAAAGCTATTGAAGCTTTTATATCCCAGTTTATTCCGTGTTGACGAATGGCTCTTAAAG CCATCGGCAGACCATGATGACCTTAAGGACGTACTAAGGAGAATGCCTCTGGCTGCAGAGAGTTTGGATTCTAGAGGCCTTTACATTTACGATGATGGGTTTCGATTGGTGTTGTGGTTTGGTCGGATGCTTTCACCTGACATTGCTAAATGTCTTCTTGGGGCTGACTTTGCAGCAGAGCTCTCAAGG GTTACACTGCAAGAGCAAGAGAATGGGATGTCGAAAAAGCTAATGAGGCTGATAAAGAAAGTGAGGGAGAATGATCCGTCATATCATCCCATGTGTTTGCTAGTGAGGCAAGGAGAACAACCCCGAGAAGGCTTCCTTCTCCTCAGAAATCTCATCGATGACCAGATGGGCGGTTCGACTGGTTATGTTGATTGGATGCTGCAACTTCACCGCCAAGTCCAACAAAATGCGTAA
- the LOC103849519 gene encoding desumoylating isopeptidase 1, translating into MAEEAHKVTLNVYDLSQLSASLLGKVIEGVWHTGIVVYGNEYFFGGGIQHLPAGTTPYGAPLRTVEMGETHVPKDVFEMYLEEISPRYTAESYNLITHNCNNFSNEVSQFLVGKGIPDYILQLPSEVMNSPMGGLLMPMIQNLEATLRAGAVPNAPQFKPKSQPVGPNPSEKASESPVVVQPSASKEKVKEDPLGDARTKIQEEITREFASLMAQGTLRASEAATIATKRVMQKYGHLNVSA; encoded by the exons ATGGCTGAG GAAGCTCATAAGGTTACGTTGAATGTCTACGACCTAAGCCAGCTCTCTGCTTCTCTCTTGGGAAAAGTCATCGAAGGTGTCTG GCACACGGGAATAGTTGTGTACGGGAACGAGTACTTCTTCGGAGGAGGGATACAGCATTTACCTGCTGGAACTACTCCGTACGGAGCACCACTACGAACCGTGGAGATGGGTGAGACACATGTTCCTAAAGACGTGTTCGAGATGTACTTGGAGGAGATTAGTCCTCGCTACACCGCTGAGTCCTACAACTTGATTACTCACAACTGCAACAACTTCAGCAACGAGGTGTCTCAGTTTCTTGTTGGTAAAGGCATCCCAGACTACATTCTCCAGCTTCCTAGTGAGGTCATGAACAGCCCCATGGGTGGTCTTCTAA TGCCTATGATACAGAACCTGGAAGCAACTCTGAGAGCCGGCGCTGTCCCTAACGCTCCACAGTTTAAGCCTAAGTCACAACCTGTTGGTCCAAATCCATCTGAGAAAGCTTCCGAGTCGCCGGTTGTTGTTCAACCTTCGGCTAGTAAAGAGAAGGTGAAAGAGGACCCATTGGGTGATGCTAGGACCAAGATTCAGGAAGAGATTACTCGTGAGTTTGCTTCTCTCATGGCACAAGGCACACTGAGAGCAAGTGAAGCAGCTACTATAGCTACTAAAAGAGTGATGCAAAAGTATGGACATCTCAATGTATCTGCTTAG
- the LOC103849477 gene encoding LON peptidase N-terminal domain and RING finger protein 3 has product MSALKKRSNSLAGLSLDAVLGGEIVIPPPPSSPPSPPPLPQKSLAPHQTAATTTTTTQTLFDIIRDEYIKEGQKDRTTWQIFREKLRLKRTGSAWTTSLHIPASDILIPNPKHPRPNATIPMSDPPGRGAFTRGPSMRVGSGKSHDDYSADVSIPGDGPPNRSFKPQFSRHDSVRDHGDEDKILRHPVVKFVDERQMSAREAVAAQEAAEAEAAAASSDDDEEEEEDDSEEGEAAEKADAAPKQTMSLMDLLEETDRQMGLTGASYAMDDEEEEYEDDEEEEEEEDGGGGGGEGEVNCCVCQVNIKGATFTPCGHTFCKLCSKELSAQKGHCPVCSSFVLEFLEIF; this is encoded by the coding sequence ATGTCGGCGTTAAAGAAACGTAGCAACTCGTTAGCCGGATTATCTCTAGACGCTGTTCTTGGCGGCGAGATCGTtataccaccaccaccatcatctCCACCGTCGCCACCGCCTTTGCCGCAAAAATCTCTTGCACCTCACCAaacagcagcaacaacaacaacaacgaccCAAACGCTTTTCGACATCATACGCGACGAATACATCAAGGAAGGCCAAAAAGATCGGACCACGTGGCAGATTTTCCGCGAGAAGCTCCGTCTCAAACGAACCGGTTCTGCTTGGACCACGTCTCTCCATATCCCCGCCTCGGATATCCTTATCCCCAATCCCAAACACCCCCGGCCAAACGCTACTATTCCCATGTCGGATCCACCCGGACGCGGAGCGTTCACGCGCGGACCCTCGATGCGGGTCGGGTCGGGTAAAAGCCACGACGATTATTCCGCTGACGTCAGCATCCCTGGAGACGGACCGCCGAACAGGAGCTTCAAGCCTCAGTTTTCACGGCACGATTCCGTCAGAGATCACGGAGACGAAGACAAGATCCTCCGCCACCCGGTCGTCAAGTTCGTCGACGAGAGGCAGATGTCGGCGAGGGAAGCCGTCGCGGCGCAGGAGGCGGCGGAGGCGGAAGCCGCGGCGGCGTCAAGCGACGAcgacgaggaggaggaggaagacgacAGCGAGGAGGGAGAAGCGGCGGAGAAAGCAGATGCGGCGCCGAAGCAGACGATGTCGCTGATGGATCTTCTGGAAGAGACGGATAGGCAGATGGGACTAACGGGAGCGAGCTACGCCATGGACGACGAAGAGGAAGAGTAcgaagacgacgaggaagaggaggaggaagaagatggcggcggaggaggaggagaaggagaggTGAACTGCTGCGTTTGTCAGGTGAACATCAAAGGCGCGACGTTTACGCCGTGCGGTCACACGTTTTGTAAGCTCTGTTCTAAAGAGCTTAGTGCTCAGAAAGGTCATTGTCCTGTCTGCAGCAGCTTCGTCCTTGAGTTCCTCGAGATCTTCTAG